A window from Triticum aestivum cultivar Chinese Spring chromosome 6D, IWGSC CS RefSeq v2.1, whole genome shotgun sequence encodes these proteins:
- the LOC123144051 gene encoding cinnamoyl-CoA reductase 1, whose product MAVVVCVTGAGGFIGSWIVKLLLARGYAVRGTSRRADDPKNAHLWALDGAAERLTMVQVDLLDRASLRAAFHGCDGVIHTASPMHDTPEEIIEPVITGTLNVVEMAADAGVRRVVLSSTIGTMYMNPHRDPDAPLDESCWSDLDYCKQTKNWYCYAKTIAERGAWEAARALGLDLAVVIPVVTLGELLQPSMNTSTRHILKYLTGEAKAYVNESHAYVHVKDAAEAHVRVLEAPNAGGRRYVCAERTLHRGELCRILAGLFPEYPIPTRCKDEVNPPKKGYKYTNQPLKDLGMKFTPVQEYLYEAVKSLQEKGFIQKASGNKGLASRGSSPPQNSTAPVFMSKL is encoded by the exons ATGGCCGTCGTCGTCTGCGTCACCGGCGCCGGCGGCTTCATCGGCTCCTGGATCGTCAAGCTCCTCCTCGCCCGCGGCTACGCCGTCCGCGGCACCTCCCGCCGCGCCG ATGACCCCAAGAACGCGCACCTGTGGGCGCTCGACGGCGCGGCGGAGCGGCTGACGATGGTGCAGGTCGACCTGCTCGACCGGGCCAGCCTCCGCGCCGCCTTCCACGGCTGCGACGGCGTTATCCACACCGCATCACCGATGCACGACACCCCC GAGGAGATCATCGAGCCGGTGATCACCGGGACGCTCAACGTGGTGGAGATGGCCGCGGACGCCGGCGTCCGGCGCGTGGTGCTGTCCTCCACCATCGGCACCATGTACATGAACCCCCACCGCGACCCGGACGCGCCGCTCGACGAGTCGTGCTGGAGCGACCTCGACTACTGCAAACAAACCAAG AACTGGTACTGCTACGCCAAGACGATCGCGGAGCGGGGCGCGTGGGAGGCGGCGCGGGCGCTGGGGCTGGACCTGGCGGTGGTGATCCCGGTGGTGACGCTGGGCGAGCTGCTGCAGCCGAGCATGAACACCAGCACCAGGCACATACTCAAGTACCTCACCGGCGAGGCCAAGGCGTACGTCAACGAGTCGCACGCCTACGTGCATGTCAAGGACGCCGCCGAGGCGCACGTCAGGGTGCTCGAGGCGCCCAACGCCGGGGGACGGCGCTACGTCTGCGCCGAGAGGACGCTGCACCGCGGCGAGCTCTGCCGGATCCTCGCCGGGCTCTTCCCGGAGTACCCGATTCCCACAAG ATGTAAGGACGAGGTAAATCCGCCAAAGAAGGGTTACAAGTACACCAACCAGCCTCTGAAGGACCTTGGCATGAAGTTCACCCCTGTGCAAGAATACCTCTATGAAGCGGTGAAATCCCTGCAAGAGAAGGGATTCATTCAGAAGGCTTCTGGCAACAAG GGGCTTGCTAGTAGAGGGAGTTCGCCGCCTCAAAATTCAACGGCGCCCGTGTTTATGTCGAAACTTTGA